A window of Chiloscyllium plagiosum isolate BGI_BamShark_2017 chromosome 2, ASM401019v2, whole genome shotgun sequence genomic DNA:
ACTACCCACTGGACAATTAGTGTTGGCCATTAAATGGTGGCCCAGTCAGCGATGTTcacacatcctgtaaatgaatccTTAAAATAAAGGTGTTCATTAACTGCTTGGATACATGTATGAAGGTAAACCACCGAGCACTAGGGGATAATAGTTTACATTGGAGATATATgtctttttaatcaacctgctcagagatgttattacatacatcTGGCGCAGGTgtggcttgaacccaggccttctaaCCTAAAGGTAGCGACACTACCAATGTGCCACAAGAGCACCAATGTAAACTCAGTGATAAACAATAAACAGGCTCCACCAAGAATTTCAACCTTAGTGTACTTGTTAGTAATAGGcttgcaagttttaaaaaatgtgttcatGAAATAAAGATGTCGCTATATCAAGAcaacattttttgcccatccctaattacttggggtagtcatgatttggagatgccggtgttggactggggtgtacaaaattaaaaatcacacaataccaggttattgtccaacaggttatttggaaggactagttttcagagcgctgctccttcatcaggtagctacttgGGGTAGCTAAGAGTCAACACGTAGGCTGGACCATTTAAGGGTGGTGTATTTCCTTtgctaaagaacattagtgagccaaatgtgtttttatgacaatttaGTAGCACATTTTTTattctatttaattttattttaccatctgccttggtggaaTTTGAGCCTATGACCCCAGCACATTAACCCACTGTTCTGGATTACTAAatgagtgacattaccactataccaccaccacctcaataggtatgacttcaaccagcaaCAAAGTTTTAATCCTGAATtacattgtctttggtcttgctagggctccctgataccacactcggtcaaacagttcaataaaacaaagaactgcagatgctggaaatctgaaacagcaacaaaaattgctggagaatttcagcCATTCTGAAAAATGATCACTTGACCCAAAAAGCtaacgctgctttctctccacggatactgccagacttgctgagtttgatTGACCTGATTCATTGATTTCAAAGCACTTACCCTAACAATCCCCCTCTTGTTCATGTTTGGAAcaaggctttaatgaggtcaggaactgaataGGTCTGGTGGAACCCAACCGAACATCCATGAGCATACGTTGCTTAATAAGTACTACTTGATAGCTCGCATACTGATCAATTCTCAGAAGGTACATTAAGAATGGTAAATTCTTGGGAATATCTTCAAAGTTTTACAAATGAAAATGTTCATCCTTTTCAATAAATGGGAAAATTATCTCATCTGTGAAAACATTCCAGGAAAGAATCTTTATTTTActggtttttgtttcaaattgatAAGTAcatatttaatcattttaaatgtatGTATATGTGCTTTATTATCCAATACAATGATCATGTTTATAATGACAAAGGTGTCAACCAAGAGTGATGCTACTTGTCCATCTCAGTTTTAACTGCCATTTTCCAATTTGCATAAACCAATTGATAACTTCTACAAAACAATATGATTTATAAAGTAACATGTTTTGTAATATTTAGTTTCAgggctgattttttttaaaagaaatgaatgTTATGAAAATGCAAGATGTTCTATAGTAGTTAAAGACAGTtctattttaaatacatttctcCTCTTCCCAATACCTGAATGGAAACTGTTACTTAGGAACAGCATGAAGTGTTCTGTATAACCAGTTGTAAAAAGgtgaaagtcaccatagtcccagaggaccggactgctctctcattaaagagtgATGGCTGGTGGTGAGTTTCGCTTGAGGGTCACCCCAGCTCAGGCGAGAGGTACAGTTCATGTGTGGGTCCTCCAGTATGGAAGTTAAAACCCCGCAGTTGGTGTCACtcagcattgcaaaccagctatccgTCCAACTGAACTAACCATCCCCCATCCAGTTGTAGTTCACACAATCAAATATTCTTTTAAGTTTCTTATTAATGAATTTCTCCCTGTCACTAACACTTCCAAAAGAGCCAAGTTGGAGACTAACGGTTCTGTTGTTAATTTTGTAGAGGAGGGAAATGTGACTATAAGATGACTTTAAACCTGGTGTTATGAAgtaaatgtttcagtgaaagtttttaacttttttccccAGTTGCTGTAACTTCATTCAAAGAAGCGAGACAAAAAGCAAAAAGACAAAGATTGTGCAGTACGCCTCATTTACAAACTGAATCTTTGAAACAGACAAGTCCAGAAGAAAGTAAACTCGATGAAATGAATGAGATAAAAGAAGATGATAATGCCAGTGAGAGAATCAAAAACATAGCCTCCAAACCAGTGAGTGCGACTGTTAAAACATCTGACACTAAAGCTCTGCATAATGACACAACCTCCGAAACCCCAGCTGCAGAAATAACATTGACTGGTCAACATAGTGAAGAGAGTAAGCCACAGGGAAAAATAAAAGCTTTCACTAAGTACGAAAATACCAAAGCTGTTGAAGTAAATGCCAGCGATCCGGATGTATCCACTGTTCCTGGTGTATCCCATCGTTCGGATGTatccagtgaagacgagaagtaTTTTGACGACAGCACAGAGGAGAGGTATTACAATCAAACATCTAGTGATGACAGTGGGGATGATGATTTCTTCATTGGAAAGGTGAAAAGGATAAGTAAAAAGAACCAAGAACTTGATCCAACTTTGGAAGCCAACACTCTGAAAGATGATGAAGAAATCATGCCAAATGTCATGAAGAAAGGGAAGAATGATCCCATGGGTTGTGATGGAAAGAACAACAACAGCCCAAAAACAACATTTGGTTCTTTGTTTTGTAACAACTTGTCTGattcaaagattttgaaacagAAGAGGTAACAGCCAGGTTTAATTATAGTTTAAAATTTGCATTGGAATTAAATTCTTATAATACAAAAAACAAAGCAAGATAAACTATTTCAAACCTCTTTCTTTTTTAGCAACTTCCAAGGAAATGTCAAGAAAAAGCAATCAGgtcagtctgtttttttttaaattggggcTTTTCTGTGATGATTTTGATTCTAGTCATAATCTCAATGTCTATTAATTTCCTTAGACACAAGATATACAATGATTTCAATCAACTGGGCATTCCTACCCATGTTTACAAAAGAATAAGCTAATTCGATTAGCCCAATCTTTTGCATCTTCTAACAGATCAGCTcttcaatattttcaattttttgagTAGAGGCGATTAATCAAAGATTTCTAAAGATAGAAACTGAAAAGCCTCCATTCCTTTGAGGGTAAATGAGTGAAAGTCTTAATGCTATTCACTTGCAATGATTGATGCCGGAGTAGTTTTGTTCCTTCAAAATATTCCAGTGATCAGGGCCAGACAGTATGTAGGGCATATGAggccaaacatttcaatgttAGGTATCacgttttaaaaaatgatttttaaaatgtcaccatTAATACTAAGAAAGTaaatgtgtttgcatttatttattaattgttGCAGGGCAGGTGCAGAATAAGGAATCCTCTACTTTGCTTCAAACATGTGTTTTAATGATAAAACATTCCTATTACACAGATCTAGGTTTTTTTTCAGTATCTCAATGATTGGAGCCCTGCTGACAAACTATGAAATCATGATCACTAGAACCTAGGTTAAAATTTCCCAGCTCAGTCCATGCAAAACCTTCAAAAATTGTTTTGTTTGCCAGTTCTAACTCGTTCTGTTTGATCTAGTTGCTAATCCAGAGTTTAGAAATGATGTGCGAACTCACTGTACTACCCTCGACTGGGGGAGATGGTTTTATGAAGAATAGAACATTTGCATGGCCAGAAAGATCTTCAGGCATAATTTTTCATATTAAAAATGTCCCACTCAATTTGATATCTCTGAAATGTTCTCCATTATCTATTACTGCTATTAAAGTTTGGATTTCTTGTATTCTGAGTGctataaaattgttttttttttatttagatgtGTAGAGTATCATCCTTTCCTGAAAAATGAAATGAATTCTATTTTATGTAATGCTACTAAAATTTAAATGTTGGTGCATTTAAAATATGTAACAGTATGGGAGTGTGATAGCATGTTGACCCAAAATCTCTTTTGTGGTATCTGTCATGTTGTATTGTAAATGTGTTCTGATTGCAACGTTTTGTAATTCTTGTTGCTTTTTGCTTGCACAGATGTTACACGAAGAAAGTCCCAAAATAAGATCCTGCCCTTTCGTGGGAGATCAAGTGGGAGGTCTAATGTTGTCTTTCCAAAGCCACAGCAATCACTTCATCCCTCTTGGGAAGCAAGCAaaaggcagaaagagcagtctaaGATCATTGCATTCCAGGGGAAAAAGATCAAATTTGATGATTagtgttttaaaaaagacattcatTACATATTTTTGTATTCAAAAAGGTTTCACATAATGACATTTTTCACATAGATATGAAGCATCTGTCCTGTGTTTTTTATACCAAGAAGAATTGTAGAGTTCATTTTAATGCAGTTTATTTATCATTGCTTCTAAACTTGTGAAGTGCACTTCCTGAAAGGCAACACATTTGAAATTCATTTTGGAACATTTACAAGATTTGTTAAATATTAAGTACAGGATGTGGGAAATGTTGTTTATGTACAATGTTTGGTTGAGGAGTATTTACTATATGCAAATATAGAAAATATTGAAGTCTGGAACAGAACTAAGATTATTTCTAGTAGTGATAATTCAGTAAATATTCTCATTAGCATTTTGTTAATTATTTAACTTTATGGTGGTCACTGTATTGTCACATTTGTAAGAACAGAACCTCATCTTGATTTCCTGCTTTACCTTTCGCAGATTGTTCCTGCAACAGGAAGATCTTTTATTCTTCAAAACCTAAAGGCACCTTTTTTAGTTAAGCTTTCAGTGGTTAATGTCAGCAGGGAACTAGACAACTGCAAACTAGATCATGTTACTTGGGACTGTCTGAGTAGATTGTGccaataaattattattttgttaTAAACATTTTAATGGATTGCTGAGAAAAATTCATGGTTGATTATCAGACAAAAACACAAGTCATGAGTACTGTCCTAAAAACTTTCTATCGAGAATTTCTTgtttccaaatgcagattaacCCTTAGGATGACAACAGTTCCAAAGAGTTTTCAATTCCTCATGTCATGCCATGAACTAAGATGGGCAGAGTAGTAATTTATAGATTATTGAATGAATGACATCACATTAATGTAACTTAGAATATATTTGCTTCTAAAATTCTGGTGTTATGTGTGCATTACAGCCATGGCCAGAGAATCTTGTCTTTTGTTTTTGGTGTTTTGGATCACAATTCTGAGATATTGCTGACCTATTATGTTTCTGACTATGGAATTCTGAATAAAAAATGTAACTCCCCTGTACAATGGATCTGTTGCTTTTGTTGGCATGGTTATATAACAGGATCCTCTGAGTGTTTCCACGCGGGAGATGTATGAGGGCATCACAAAGTGCAATGAACCAATTTCTGTTGCTTCTATTGCACACGGCATAGAAATGTCACATAATACAGTCCAGCGTGAAATGTGCTGTTGAGTGGTGTTATGGCCTTTGCAGTGTATCAAATCCTGTATAAGGTTAGCACCACTTAAAATTAACCCGAACTGTTTAAATGCAGGTTATAGTTTTGTTTTGTAGTTATTCATgctgggtcagcattcattgaccatccctagttgcccttgagaagagggTGGTGAAGTGCAGCCTTGAACTACTACAGTCTAATTGGTGTACAATTGGTGATAGGGAGGGAGGACCAGGATTTGgctccagtgatactgaaggagcagtgataaaTTTACAAGGCAGGATGATAAGTGGCTTGGTTGGGAACTTGgagatggtagtgttcccacaTACATCTTTGTTCTTTTAGATTTTAGTGGTAGCTATGTTTGGACCAACACGTTTAAGAAGTGTTGCTGAGCAGCCGATTCTACAAGTGGTTGATGCAGATTGTCCAGCGTGCAAGAAGACTGAATCATGGTGAAAGAAGGGAGACAGCAAGCACCATTGTTCTCTGGTACTGCTCATAGAGATCCTGGTGGCAGTGGTGATAAACCAAGATACCACTGatggtgaaaatctgaaatggaaacagaaattgctggacaatctcagcaggtctggcagcatttgtggaaagaaagcagagctaacatattgagtccagtgaccctttttcagaatgaACGAGATGTTAGTTACCTACAGAACATCCGACAGAAAACCTGGGAAGGCATGGGGACGAATTAGCCAGGTTGTCAAAACTAGCAACCTCATCTGTACAACTTTAATGCAGTCCTACAAGATGTTGAGTAATCTCTAAGAAGCAGTCAATAAATACAAACTTGtccataaattacaaaaagctagTGTGCATTTTCAGCAGATAATAGAAAAAGCAATTGGAAttatacagtacagtacagtacagaagaagctCATCATCCCCATCAATTCGGCCCTGACAAAAGCTACCCTAAATTTGTACTGGtctcactttccaacacttggcccattgtCTTGAATGGTATGACTTTTCAAGTGCATAGCCAAGTAGTGAGGTTCTCTGCCTCTAAGGCAGTGTAATCTGGATTC
This region includes:
- the srfbp1 gene encoding serum response factor-binding protein 1 isoform X2 — encoded protein: MVVKLRKDVKKARTLIIRKLTRKMVQLKAKKGTEDLILKNLRRAERLLDEIHIMKDLKPDYISKTALQRNLNFEIVCKKPKSTVAERAVARIASHPLISRKIEAIKVAVTSFKEARQKAKRQRLCSTPHLQTESLKQTSPEESKLDEMNEIKEDDNASERIKNIASKPVSATVKTSDTKALHNDTTSETPAAEITLTGQHSEESKPQGKIKAFTKYENTKAVEVNASDPDVSTVPGVSHRSDVSSEDEKYFDDSTEERYYNQTSSDDSGDDDFFIGKVKRISKKNQELDPTLEANTLKDDEEIMPNVMKKGKNDPMGCDGKNNNSPKTTFGSLFCNNLSDSKILKQKSNFQGNVKKKQSDVTRRKSQNKILPFRGRSSGRSNVVFPKPQQSLHPSWEASKRQKEQSKIIAFQGKKIKFDD
- the srfbp1 gene encoding serum response factor-binding protein 1 isoform X1 yields the protein MASAAAAAAAEVAPVNVNNEVVKLRKDVKKARTLIIRKLTRKMVQLKAKKGTEDLILKNLRRAERLLDEIHIMKDLKPDYISKTALQRNLNFEIVCKKPKSTVAERAVARIASHPLISRKIEAIKVAVTSFKEARQKAKRQRLCSTPHLQTESLKQTSPEESKLDEMNEIKEDDNASERIKNIASKPVSATVKTSDTKALHNDTTSETPAAEITLTGQHSEESKPQGKIKAFTKYENTKAVEVNASDPDVSTVPGVSHRSDVSSEDEKYFDDSTEERYYNQTSSDDSGDDDFFIGKVKRISKKNQELDPTLEANTLKDDEEIMPNVMKKGKNDPMGCDGKNNNSPKTTFGSLFCNNLSDSKILKQKSNFQGNVKKKQSDVTRRKSQNKILPFRGRSSGRSNVVFPKPQQSLHPSWEASKRQKEQSKIIAFQGKKIKFDD
- the srfbp1 gene encoding serum response factor-binding protein 1 isoform X3, with translation MVQLKAKKGTEDLILKNLRRAERLLDEIHIMKDLKPDYISKTALQRNLNFEIVCKKPKSTVAERAVARIASHPLISRKIEAIKVAVTSFKEARQKAKRQRLCSTPHLQTESLKQTSPEESKLDEMNEIKEDDNASERIKNIASKPVSATVKTSDTKALHNDTTSETPAAEITLTGQHSEESKPQGKIKAFTKYENTKAVEVNASDPDVSTVPGVSHRSDVSSEDEKYFDDSTEERYYNQTSSDDSGDDDFFIGKVKRISKKNQELDPTLEANTLKDDEEIMPNVMKKGKNDPMGCDGKNNNSPKTTFGSLFCNNLSDSKILKQKSNFQGNVKKKQSDVTRRKSQNKILPFRGRSSGRSNVVFPKPQQSLHPSWEASKRQKEQSKIIAFQGKKIKFDD